The Oxyura jamaicensis isolate SHBP4307 breed ruddy duck chromosome 3, BPBGC_Ojam_1.0, whole genome shotgun sequence genome segment AAGATTTTCAATAATGGTAGGAATGCAGGGCATCTCCCACTGACTAAAAGCAAGAACTGCCACAATGATAAGTCATGCTGCTGTGATAAAAGGATGCCCTTGTGTATTCCTTGCACTGGGAAAGATTGCtgtagacatttttaaaaatatactacATGGCAAGGCTGGCACTTCCTGAACCTTATGGTGATAACTTTATCTCTTGTAGTCAAGTAAAGGACAGAAAGCTTCAGATATCAGACCAGGCTCTAACTCTTTTCACGTAGCTAGCTATGCTTTAGGTCTGTTTTGATGTAAATTGGGAAGCAAGAGTAGCTCCCAAGGTCTGATGCAGATGTAAACTAAACTTCATTCCTGTGATGCTGCTGTAGGGAACTGTATTAGATCCCAATGCAGGACATTATGCAATTATTTCACTTGATGCTTTTGCAATTACTGGAAAATATGGTGACAATGTGTGCTGAGTCATTTAGATGTGAAAACTTTGTGGCTAGAGAATGCAGAACTCTGCATTGCACACAGCTACTTACGTATAAATGAAGTACCCCCCAAATAAAACCTCAGATCCCCAGGACTGCCCTGTAGCTTAGCCTGAACCCTTGAAACAGAAAGGATACCTTAGTGCTACCACCAGGTTTACAGCAAAACAACAGACCTATCAGCATGATTTACCCTCTAATGTCCTCTCTGTAGCACCATACTAAGCAAGCAGTTATATTCCTGTCCTTTTCCTTCCGCAACTGGAAGGCTTTAAGTCTAGTTTCATCTGACCACTTCTagctttttcccctctgtgggTATgatcctctttctttctgtactgCCAACATTGTTCTCACAGTGTAAGATTACTACAGCAAAAATCCTGCTGGATTTAGGAAATGAGAAATCCCTGGCTGAACTGAGCATGGCAAAATTTTagtaaaatcagttttaatAGCTTATATAAAGAATGATGTTCAGACTTGAGTGTTCTttggctgcttttctgcaagTAAAAAAGCACTTGCAAATGTTTTGTGTGAAATTCCTGTTAAACTTTCAAATACATGAGGCTCAAGCTAAAGCCTGTGCATTGTCAGTGGTAACAGAATTGTACAGAAAGTCTACCTGGCTTATACTGAACTCATGCCACATACCTGTTaatacagggggaaaaaaagaatttatctTTTAGGCAGGCCATGTGTTATTGTTGATGTTTATGGAATAGGAAGATCCTGTCCATCCTTATAGCTCTTTCAGACAGGATGAAAGAGCAGTCATAAGCTAGTATGCAGGTCTGTTGGTAGCATATCTGAATTCCAGAGGGGAAGGCAGCTCTGTAGTGAACTGTTTTGGTGTTGGGGCTACTTCAGAAAAGAGCAGCTTTCAGACTGGAGTATTTGATCTATAAAAGGCATTAATTAGTAATACTACACTTGTGTGTGTCTTCTTGTCTGCTTTCTTGcaaatttaaattacagaagaaaatgcagagaatgctttttgttttgtgagcCCATCCTGTGGTGCAGGGAAACATGCTTCCTGAATTGAAGCCCTCTAGCGTTTAGCACTTTAGCAGGGAAACATGCCTGCGTAACAGGAATTGCTGGTGATACCAAATCTACCTTGCTATGCTTTTCCAGGCTCTTTCATGTGCTTGAAAGGCAACACAAGTTGTTTGTGTACAAGTTTCCTAGACAGTGTGTAAGGAATATGCCTCTTCCAGTGACAATTTGAGATGCAGGCTTGGTGCATCTTTCCCCTTGTACGTGCTCCTTGTTCTCACATGGGGTACTCTGCTGGTAGAAAGGAATTTGTAACTTGTTCTTCTCAGAGTATCAGATAGTGATGCTGTTTTATGCattatacttttaaaagtcGAACAGTTAGGAAAAAACTCCTCTTTCTACAACTTCATGGTTCTATGGAAGCTACTGCTTGTGGCTACTGCTGGTTTCAGGCATTTCTAGCAGATGCTTAGtctgtctcttctgaaaatctctGTAGAGAATGAGCTAATCTGAAGTTCTGACATGATGCTTTTCTAGCTcaattgcttcattttcatgTCAAGCAGAGGAACTTGTCAAGTTCTTAGTGATTTCTGGTTCTTTGTGAGAAGATAATACCCAGTTCTTCTGGTAACTGTCCTTGATAATCAAAGGCagacttaaatatttataaacaacgGACAGCAATGTTCCCAATTAAAATTCTAACTTTGTTCTAAAACTGCATGTGAACTAAATACTATCAGCTAAAGTAGTATTACAGTGTATTACTTCTTATAGTGCAAGGATCACTTTTCCTAGTGgaaacttctaaaaaaaaaaaaaaaaaaggcagaaaaccatTTTTAGTAGCCCAGACTTCCAAGTGACATGCTCATACTTGATACTGTTATGTTTGCTCAAGTATAAATGTTATGTGACAGTCTGAccttccaaacaaaacaaaagctgagcTGTATTTTAATTCTACATCTCAAGGATACTGACTGCAAGAGCTGTACTTATGGAGAAAAGGGTTTTTTAGTACTGGATGTTGGCTTTCATCCAGATTTTTATGTTCAATTGTACTTGAACTACTCTGGTCACCTTGCACCAAATCCTGGGACTGCAGTATGACTCCTATAGTTGGAAATTATTGCAGAGAAGATCTTTGACTTGAAAGGTGAAGGTGAAGTTGAGAGGTTTAGCTTAGAACTATTAAACTAGCTCTTTCTAAGCTTTTCcctaaggaaaaaacaaatctatAATGCAGGTGATTCCTTCAGAAGATCCGCTGAAGGCTGTTAGGCCTCAAGATTTGTAGAAAGCTGCATCTGTCCCCCAGTTAAAGCCTCTGGGTTTGCTTAAACTTATACCTGAAGTGACTAGGTTTATCTAATTTCAGAAATTCCTTTTGTGGAAAGGATAACTTATGTCTAGTTGTGCAGATAGTGATTTTAAGCGTTACTTCTCAAAGAGCACTATTTAACAAATaagttttaagtgtttttaagTGGTAGTTGGAATTGCAGGCTGCTTGTAGCATCTGGCTTGTCATGTATGATGTCCATAATGGCCCTGTTGTAATCAGCTTACATAGGATGGAAGGGACTTTATCAGCTAGGTTATTAGAATGAAATGCTAAACTGATTTATACTAACCTGGTACAGAAATCTACTTATATTCGCTATAACTcatgacaaaaatataaatactgctACTTCTTTTTCAGGCCAGGAGCGTTTTGGAAATATGACAAGAGTATACTACAAAGAGGCAGTTGGTGCCTTTGTGGTCTTTGATGTCACAAGAGGCTCCACTTTTGAGGCTGTTTCAAAATGGAAGCATGATTTGGACAGTAAAGTATTACTTCCCAAtggcagccccatccctgctgttCTTCTTGCAAACAAGTGTGACCAGAAGAAAGATGGCACCCAGAATCCCTCTCAAATGGACCAGTTCTGCAGGGAAGGTGGCTTTGTTGGGTGGTTTGAAACATCTGCCAAGGTAAGCATAAAGATGTTTTAACTGCTAAGTATTAGTTATATTCATCTCTAATGCCatgtggggaagaaaattaagagaTATAGGATGTGACTGTTCAACAAAAATTAGATGTGGTGTGCAGGATAGCTTACTGCTACAGAAGACTTGCAACATATATTGATTAGATTAGGATTGCACTGTAAACTCAGCTTTAAAACTAACTGGAAGCCTTAATTAACCAAGTTCAATAAGCTGCTTTGATCTTGTTTGTGTCAGGATCAGTATAATTCAGTAGATGTTAGTTCTACTATTTGAACTACCAAAAAAAGGGGCAAGTTATCTTTAGGTGATGGTTTTCatattgcagcttttctttgttgCATGAAGGAAATGGTAAGACTTCAGAAGTGAACAAGCTATTTGCTCACTTGCTACTACCCACCCAGATGATAACGTTATTAAACTACTCTATTTTATCAGGCAGTAGCAAGACTGAACTAGGGAAAAGCAAACTGCTCAGTGTAGCAACTTAAGCTAAGATAGCTgctttattcaaataaataacttGAGTTATGTTTTGTATTGTGTTTTTGTCTGCCAATTTGGTCAATGTACATATAAACTTGCAGTAGCTTAGTGAAATCCAACAGTTTAAAACCTGATTGCttgaaattaaagctttttttctagATGAAGACAAGGTGTCTGGCAGACCAAGTTACTGGTCTGGCTGATAATTCCTTTGTGGTAAACCTCAAGGTCCCTCTTTCCTTGTTTTGCCCACTTCCTTTAGCTGGTGCTGACAAACTGGCACAGTGTTATCTGGTAAGTGATAGCCATTTCTGGCATGATGCTCAGATGCTTTTCCATAGAAGTTTTGTAATAGGAATAAGTCTCCTCCTGATTGACTTAAAATAAGGAAAGTACAGAGCAACTGAGGTACCAAGCTGAAATACAACTCTAGCTATCCTGCATACATGACTTCTTTGGTGTGTAAATTAAGTTACTTTTCAAAGCATGCATAAGAAAATCTAGAGTAGCTAGATGAGGCACCCTGATTTAGCTGAGTTTGAGGCTGATTCAAAAGGTCCTTTTTAGATGATAAAAttcaaactgcagcagaaacaggagAAGACCATAGAAGGTGTCTCACTAATATGAGCACCATAACCATCTGTCTTTCCTGATGCAAAAATGCAATTCTGCACTTGTGACTTTTCCAAGTGTATATGAAGCTTATTCCTAGACTGCACTCTAGATTAGAGTCAAAGTATTCTATATTTAATATGGGTGAATGTATCAAACATTTTGTATCAAACCTTTCTGGCTGAATTTTGCAAAAGAACAAGTGTTTGAGCCATAACCTCATGCATCTAAGGTGTTTGCATCATGCTGGTGTCTATAGAGAAGTTTGTATCTGAAGAATTTCTAATAGGAATGTATGACCCTTCTTAAAATAAGACTGACTTCTTttgctttcaatatttttagGACAACATCAACATAGATGAAGCTGCTCGATTCTTGGTGGAAAACATCCTTGCCAACTATAAAACCTTTCCTAATGAAGAGAATGATGTGGGGAAACCAAAACTGGACCTAGACCCATTGAAAGCGGAGAGTAAATCACAGTGCTGCTAATGCTACCACTGTTCAGCAAATGTGATGGAATGAGCAGCAAGACTGTTCCTTAAATTAAACTGCTGCTATGGTGCTGCACTGT includes the following:
- the RAB32 gene encoding ras-related protein Rab-32; the encoded protein is MAGGEGPVAGAAECREHLFKVLVIGELGVGKTSIIKRYVHQLFSQHYRATIGVDFALKVINWDSKTLVRLQLWDIAGQERFGNMTRVYYKEAVGAFVVFDVTRGSTFEAVSKWKHDLDSKVLLPNGSPIPAVLLANKCDQKKDGTQNPSQMDQFCREGGFVGWFETSAKDNINIDEAARFLVENILANYKTFPNEENDVGKPKLDLDPLKAESKSQCC